A genomic region of Ewingella sp. CoE-038-23 contains the following coding sequences:
- the alsK gene encoding allose kinase → MEHFLGVDIGGTNTRLMLMNDQQVFQGYQKVPTRSWAELADPLGGLEQLLAAYLQGTAAQVSGVMLGLPGILSRDRNTVLSLPFIPALDNQPVAKQLSARLCLPVSMDKDVNHLMWWDLTRLDVLPDVAVGVYLGTGFGNSLWLNNDFYHGAHGGAGEIGHIPLKDNHLLCPCGKTGCVETLTSGNWLSGWASHHAPQTAMSDLFVKHGEHPDLLEFIERLARTVASEMNILDPQYLLLGGGVLSMAAFPIEKLQQLIRSHLRSPHPANGLTIAISGVSDETGCRGACLAAQRRFEQQRPSPRHFSLRREA, encoded by the coding sequence ATGGAGCATTTTCTCGGCGTAGACATTGGCGGCACCAACACGCGGCTGATGCTGATGAACGACCAACAGGTTTTTCAGGGATATCAGAAAGTGCCGACCCGCTCTTGGGCCGAACTGGCTGACCCACTCGGCGGGCTTGAGCAACTGCTTGCCGCGTACCTGCAAGGCACTGCTGCACAGGTGTCTGGGGTGATGCTCGGATTGCCGGGGATTTTGTCCCGCGACCGCAATACCGTGTTATCGCTGCCTTTTATTCCGGCGCTCGATAACCAGCCGGTGGCGAAGCAGCTTTCGGCGCGTCTCTGCCTGCCGGTGAGTATGGATAAAGACGTTAACCACTTGATGTGGTGGGACTTAACCCGTCTCGATGTGCTGCCCGACGTCGCCGTTGGAGTCTACCTCGGTACCGGGTTTGGCAACAGCCTGTGGCTGAATAATGACTTTTATCACGGGGCCCACGGCGGCGCGGGGGAGATTGGTCATATCCCCTTAAAAGACAACCATTTGCTGTGCCCTTGCGGTAAGACGGGCTGTGTCGAAACCCTGACTTCCGGCAACTGGCTTAGCGGTTGGGCCAGCCATCACGCGCCGCAAACCGCGATGTCAGACTTGTTCGTCAAACACGGCGAACACCCGGATTTGCTGGAGTTTATTGAGCGTCTGGCGCGTACCGTCGCCAGCGAAATGAACATCCTCGACCCGCAATATCTGCTGCTGGGCGGCGGCGTGCTGTCGATGGCGGCTTTCCCTATCGAGAAGCTACAGCAGCTGATTCGCTCACATTTGCGCAGTCCGCATCCGGCCAACGGCTTAACTATCGCTATCAGCGGCGTCTCGGACGAAACGGGTTGTCGCGGAGCCTGTCTGGCGGCGCAGCGGCGTTTTGAGCAACAGCGACCTTCACCGCGACATTTTTCACTCAGGAGAGAGGCATGA
- a CDS encoding substrate-binding domain-containing protein has product MKKSVLACLFASALLSVSAAHAADKIRMGVVVKVGGNAWFNAMEVGIKNEAAKEGIDAWQVGPTSDDPALQVRAIEDLIAQKVDIIGVVPNDAKVLEPVLKRARDAGIKVITHESPDQKYANWDFEMVDATQLGVSHMVALAKCMKETGDYAVYVGSLTVPLHQKWADAAVNYQKEHYPNMHQVGDKFGVGESLDDTIRTTNDLMSKDQNLKGILAIGSQGPIGAGRAVQNRGKNGDICVFGPFSPGQGASLVKSGAINGGYIWNPMVAGEVFVRVAGMISKGTPITDGMEIDGMGKVKVDEATHTILGNKTESLDKANLPKLVKMGL; this is encoded by the coding sequence ATGAAAAAGTCTGTACTGGCCTGTTTGTTTGCTTCAGCTCTGTTATCCGTTTCAGCCGCGCACGCCGCGGACAAAATTCGCATGGGCGTGGTGGTCAAAGTGGGCGGCAACGCCTGGTTCAACGCCATGGAAGTGGGTATCAAAAACGAAGCTGCCAAAGAGGGTATCGATGCGTGGCAGGTCGGCCCAACCAGCGATGACCCAGCCCTGCAGGTGCGTGCGATTGAAGACCTGATTGCGCAGAAGGTAGACATCATCGGCGTGGTGCCAAATGACGCCAAAGTGCTGGAGCCGGTGCTGAAACGCGCCCGAGATGCCGGGATCAAAGTCATTACCCACGAGTCACCGGATCAGAAATACGCTAACTGGGACTTCGAAATGGTCGATGCCACCCAGCTCGGCGTGAGCCACATGGTGGCGCTGGCGAAATGCATGAAAGAGACCGGCGATTACGCGGTTTACGTCGGCAGCCTGACCGTGCCTCTGCACCAGAAATGGGCCGATGCGGCGGTCAATTACCAGAAAGAGCACTATCCGAATATGCATCAGGTCGGCGACAAGTTTGGCGTCGGCGAATCCCTCGATGACACCATCCGCACCACCAATGACCTGATGTCCAAAGACCAGAACCTGAAAGGCATTCTGGCGATTGGCTCCCAAGGTCCAATCGGTGCCGGACGCGCGGTGCAAAACCGTGGCAAAAACGGCGACATCTGCGTCTTCGGCCCGTTCAGCCCAGGTCAGGGTGCATCACTGGTTAAAAGCGGTGCCATTAACGGCGGCTACATCTGGAACCCAATGGTGGCCGGTGAAGTCTTCGTGCGCGTCGCGGGCATGATCTCCAAAGGCACGCCGATCACTGACGGCATGGAAATCGACGGCATGGGCAAAGTGAAGGTGGATGAAGCCACTCACACCATCCTCGGTAACAAAACCGAAAGTCTCGACAAGGCGAACCTGCCAAAACTGGTGAAAATGGGGCTGTAA
- a CDS encoding helix-turn-helix domain-containing protein: MRGIQFITDEQGVKVSAVVPINVFERLIKQVDLAALAPELYQAEGGQNDELIPHEVVEIMVNKDVTIQAAWRLHRGMTQKEVAAKLGIKQAAVSQFEKSDNPRPENLLRLAELYGCRPTQLVMS; this comes from the coding sequence ATGAGAGGTATTCAATTTATTACCGACGAGCAGGGCGTTAAAGTGTCCGCCGTGGTGCCGATTAACGTGTTTGAGCGGTTGATTAAACAAGTGGATTTAGCGGCGTTGGCACCAGAATTATATCAGGCTGAGGGAGGGCAAAATGATGAACTCATTCCGCACGAGGTAGTTGAAATCATGGTCAATAAAGATGTGACTATCCAAGCCGCGTGGCGACTGCACCGTGGGATGACGCAAAAAGAAGTCGCGGCGAAGCTGGGCATAAAACAAGCCGCCGTATCGCAATTTGAAAAGTCAGATAACCCGCGCCCAGAGAACCTACTTCGGCTGGCTGAACTCTACGGCTGTCGCCCGACTCAATTGGTCATGAGCTAA
- a CDS encoding MFS transporter, with product MSLSTTENAGIKGSTHQADTTHSPPKTGRLAAASSIGTALEWYDFTVYNIMAALIFNHVFFPSFDPLVGTILAFSTYAVGYVSRPIGGMVFGHLGDVLGRRFVLVTTLVIMGVTTALMGLLPGYASWGIWSPLLLVTLRFVQGIALGGEWAGAVLLSMEHGKSHQRGRNASFAQVGPSCGTLIGTGLITLITVLLSADDFQSWGWRIPFLLSLVLVFFGLWLRRGIGETPAFLKLEQSKNTTHTPLKEVFTQHPRALLIAGGSRIGSDVLYALVVVFTLTYVTTVLHLPRPLALTATMLGALGNAVTVPMFGALSDRFGRRPVYIFGAVAAMIWAFVFFVLLDSTQPVLICLAVIGGLLIHAIMYGPQAAFVTEQFPTRVRYAGSSLAYTLAGILGGGFAPLIITTLFKEYNSTLAISLYVALALLITLVSVFAAKETAHKPL from the coding sequence ATGAGCCTTTCCACCACTGAAAATGCAGGAATCAAGGGCAGCACGCATCAGGCCGATACCACTCACAGCCCGCCGAAAACCGGACGTTTGGCGGCTGCCAGCTCAATCGGCACCGCCCTGGAGTGGTATGACTTCACGGTCTATAACATCATGGCGGCGCTGATTTTCAACCACGTCTTCTTCCCGTCGTTCGACCCGCTGGTCGGCACGATTTTGGCGTTTTCCACCTATGCCGTGGGCTATGTGTCGCGGCCGATTGGCGGCATGGTGTTCGGCCATCTCGGCGATGTGCTTGGACGGCGTTTCGTGCTGGTCACCACTCTGGTCATTATGGGCGTGACTACCGCGCTGATGGGCCTATTGCCGGGCTATGCGAGCTGGGGGATTTGGAGCCCGCTGCTGCTGGTGACGCTGCGTTTTGTGCAGGGTATCGCCCTCGGTGGCGAGTGGGCGGGGGCAGTATTGCTGTCGATGGAGCACGGCAAGTCGCACCAGCGCGGGCGCAACGCCTCTTTCGCGCAGGTCGGTCCCTCTTGCGGCACCTTAATCGGCACCGGGTTAATTACCCTGATCACCGTGCTGCTCTCTGCCGATGATTTCCAGAGCTGGGGCTGGCGTATTCCTTTCCTGCTGAGTCTGGTGCTGGTGTTCTTCGGCCTGTGGCTGCGTCGCGGTATTGGCGAAACGCCGGCATTTCTCAAGCTGGAGCAGAGTAAAAACACCACCCATACGCCGCTGAAAGAGGTGTTCACCCAGCATCCGCGTGCTCTGCTGATTGCCGGTGGTTCGCGCATTGGTTCTGACGTGCTTTACGCGCTGGTGGTGGTGTTTACCCTGACCTACGTCACCACGGTTCTGCATTTACCTCGCCCGCTGGCGCTGACCGCGACCATGCTCGGTGCGCTGGGGAATGCCGTGACGGTGCCGATGTTTGGCGCGCTGTCTGACCGTTTTGGCCGTCGCCCGGTGTATATCTTCGGCGCCGTGGCGGCGATGATCTGGGCGTTTGTGTTCTTCGTATTGCTCGACAGTACTCAGCCCGTGCTGATCTGTCTGGCGGTCATCGGCGGATTGCTGATTCACGCCATTATGTACGGCCCGCAGGCGGCGTTTGTCACCGAACAGTTCCCAACCCGCGTGCGCTACGCCGGTTCCTCTTTAGCCTACACGCTGGCAGGTATTCTCGGCGGCGGCTTTGCTCCACTTATCATCACCACGTTGTTTAAAGAGTACAACAGCACGTTGGCAATCTCGCTCTACGTCGCGCTGGCTCTGCTCATCACGCTGGTTTCAGTCTTCGCCGCCAAAGAGACGGCACACAAACCGCTATAA
- the rbsK gene encoding ribokinase gives MNRGKVCVFGSFNLDIVAGMTRFPQPGESLIARNSMMGAGGKGANQAVAALRAGARVHYIGKVGRDDFGTFARRHLDSAGFDAVTLFSTAECPTGNALIYVAGADAENMIAVDPGANLTVTDDEVEQCRPAIAAADILLTQLENNLSAIEKLIGIAKDNGTFIILNPAPFQPVPDSLLAQVDLLTPNATECTLLTGIEVHDVASAKVAAKALHAKGIKALIITLGTQGALLSVAGKTDLVAAFPAVPVDTTGAGDAFNGALASQLAAGAELADAAQFASAYASVCVERAGAASSMPTYAEAKERQMVVV, from the coding sequence ATGAACAGAGGCAAGGTATGTGTATTTGGATCATTCAACCTCGACATTGTCGCCGGAATGACCCGTTTTCCTCAGCCGGGTGAGTCGCTGATTGCCCGCAACAGCATGATGGGCGCGGGCGGCAAAGGGGCCAATCAGGCCGTCGCCGCGCTGCGCGCCGGTGCGCGAGTTCACTACATTGGTAAAGTCGGGCGAGATGACTTCGGCACCTTTGCGCGTCGCCATCTCGACAGCGCCGGGTTTGATGCCGTGACCCTGTTTTCCACCGCCGAATGTCCCACCGGCAACGCGCTGATTTACGTGGCAGGGGCCGATGCGGAGAACATGATTGCCGTCGACCCCGGCGCGAATCTCACCGTGACCGACGACGAAGTGGAGCAGTGCCGCCCGGCCATTGCCGCCGCCGACATCCTGCTGACCCAGCTGGAAAACAACCTGTCGGCGATTGAGAAGCTGATTGGCATCGCCAAAGATAACGGCACCTTTATTATTCTCAACCCCGCGCCTTTCCAGCCAGTACCTGACAGCCTGCTGGCGCAGGTCGATTTGTTGACGCCGAATGCCACCGAATGCACTTTGCTGACTGGCATTGAAGTGCACGACGTGGCCTCCGCCAAAGTGGCCGCAAAAGCATTGCACGCCAAAGGTATTAAGGCGCTGATCATCACCCTCGGCACCCAAGGTGCGCTGCTCTCGGTGGCGGGGAAAACGGACTTGGTTGCCGCGTTTCCTGCTGTTCCGGTCGACACCACGGGTGCAGGCGACGCCTTCAACGGCGCGCTCGCCTCCCAACTCGCCGCCGGAGCCGAGCTCGCCGACGCCGCGCAATTTGCCTCAGCCTACGCCTCAGTCTGTGTCGAACGAGCCGGCGCCGCCTCATCAATGCCAACTTACGCCGAAGCCAAAGAGCGGCAGATGGTGGTGGTTTGA
- the alsE gene encoding D-allulose 6-phosphate 3-epimerase yields the protein MEYKISPSLMCMSLIDIKQQLAVLNRRADMLHIDIMDGHYVKNITLSPFFIEQIRPHTPLVLDVHMMVENPTDFIEPIAKAGADYICPHAETINRDAFRVINQIRSLGKKVGVVLNPATPVEFIQHYIHLLDKITVMTVDPGYAGQPFIPEMLHKIAQLRDLKQQKNYRYLIEIDGSCNVNTYQDLMGAGAEVLIVGSSGLFNLDKDLDSAWDKMLDQMRQARQAA from the coding sequence ATGGAATACAAAATCTCCCCGTCGCTGATGTGCATGAGCCTGATCGACATTAAGCAGCAACTGGCGGTGCTGAACCGCCGCGCTGACATGCTGCACATCGACATCATGGATGGTCACTATGTGAAAAATATCACCCTGTCGCCGTTCTTTATCGAGCAGATCCGCCCGCACACGCCGCTGGTGCTCGACGTACACATGATGGTGGAAAACCCGACCGATTTTATTGAGCCGATTGCTAAAGCCGGAGCGGATTACATCTGCCCGCATGCCGAAACCATCAACCGCGACGCCTTCCGGGTGATCAATCAGATTCGCTCGCTGGGTAAAAAAGTGGGCGTGGTGCTTAACCCGGCCACCCCGGTGGAGTTTATCCAGCACTACATTCACCTGTTGGACAAAATCACCGTGATGACGGTGGATCCGGGGTATGCGGGTCAGCCGTTCATCCCTGAAATGCTGCATAAAATCGCTCAACTGCGCGATCTCAAGCAGCAGAAGAACTATCGCTATCTGATCGAAATCGACGGATCCTGCAACGTGAATACCTATCAGGATCTGATGGGCGCGGGGGCTGAAGTGCTGATCGTCGGCAGCTCCGGTCTGTTCAATCTGGATAAGGATTTGGACAGTGCGTGGGACAAAATGCTCGACCAGATGCGTCAGGCGCGTCAAGCGGCCTAA
- a CDS encoding ABC transporter permease — MLNLNRLRPSTNEGYLAWVLVVVIVTFSLLTNQFLTLQNLLDLSESYAVSGIFALGLFVVLVTGGIDISFAAVASVVQYTIATLAIHYGLASPTGTILLAIAIGSVFGMINAILIYCLRIVSIIVTISMQSLLFGMLMWLTNGTSLYDLPDWLVTPLKVLPFSVGTQHYQIGLPLVVMLAVAALTWVLLNKTHLGRQLFAVGGDQESARRIGIRVGVLHLFAYGYLGAMAAIGGLVQVYRVGEVVPNALVGGELDVLAAAVLGGASLNGGKGSVVGTLMGVFLIGILKNGLNLIGVSNYFMNIVIGVVIVVAITVTHYKKRKETDVGFA; from the coding sequence ATGCTTAATCTCAACCGTTTACGCCCGTCCACCAACGAAGGCTATCTGGCCTGGGTGCTGGTCGTGGTGATCGTCACCTTCTCGCTGCTGACTAACCAGTTTTTGACCCTGCAAAACCTGCTGGACCTGTCTGAAAGCTACGCCGTCAGCGGCATTTTCGCCCTCGGGCTGTTTGTGGTGCTGGTCACAGGTGGGATCGACATCTCCTTCGCCGCCGTGGCCTCGGTGGTGCAATACACCATCGCCACGCTGGCGATCCACTACGGCCTCGCCAGCCCAACCGGCACGATTTTACTGGCGATCGCCATCGGCTCCGTCTTCGGCATGATCAACGCCATTCTGATCTACTGCCTGCGCATCGTGTCGATCATCGTCACCATCAGCATGCAGTCGCTGCTGTTCGGCATGCTGATGTGGCTGACCAATGGCACCAGCCTGTATGACTTGCCGGACTGGCTGGTGACGCCGCTCAAGGTGCTGCCGTTCAGCGTCGGCACTCAACACTATCAGATTGGTTTGCCGCTGGTAGTGATGCTGGCGGTCGCGGCGCTGACTTGGGTGCTGCTGAATAAAACCCATCTTGGTCGCCAGCTGTTTGCCGTCGGCGGCGATCAGGAATCTGCGCGGCGCATTGGTATTCGCGTCGGTGTACTGCACCTGTTCGCTTACGGCTATCTCGGCGCAATGGCGGCGATTGGCGGACTGGTTCAGGTTTATCGCGTGGGGGAAGTGGTGCCTAACGCGCTGGTCGGCGGCGAGCTGGACGTTTTGGCGGCGGCCGTTCTTGGCGGAGCCAGCCTGAATGGCGGCAAAGGCAGCGTGGTCGGAACCTTGATGGGCGTGTTCCTGATTGGAATTCTAAAGAACGGCCTGAATCTGATTGGCGTCTCCAACTACTTCATGAACATCGTTATCGGCGTGGTGATCGTGGTGGCTATCACCGTCACTCACTACAAAAAACGCAAAGAAACCGATGTCGGCTTCGCGTAA
- a CDS encoding DeoR/GlpR family DNA-binding transcription regulator, with translation MLPVERHRFITEVLAQRGRVLVQEVAELCHISLETARRDLALLEKRGLLVRSHGGAVFVEHPHGEKQYVPSQIEQGESFRDRSNQAPDSKTRIAKRALQFINPGDCLLLDSSSTSWFLARQLPDIPLVVLTNSLHIIQALAAKANVRTIGLGGEYSAKYEDFIGVYAEQMLKEFVINKLFFSCHSISHDGGIRESNEHHARLKQQMLLSSEHKILLADASKFGRSSFARICHYREIDTLITDHLDDEEFRQELAWSNVNVIEVAPLPLQKKTKKQP, from the coding sequence ATGCTGCCTGTAGAACGTCACCGCTTTATTACCGAAGTCCTTGCGCAGCGAGGGCGCGTGCTGGTTCAGGAAGTGGCTGAGCTTTGTCATATCTCGCTGGAAACCGCGCGTCGTGATTTGGCTCTGTTGGAAAAGCGTGGGTTATTGGTTCGCAGTCACGGCGGCGCGGTGTTTGTTGAACACCCTCATGGCGAGAAGCAGTACGTTCCGTCGCAGATTGAGCAAGGTGAGTCATTCCGCGACCGCAGCAATCAGGCTCCAGACAGCAAAACGCGGATTGCCAAACGCGCCTTGCAGTTCATCAATCCGGGAGACTGTTTGCTGCTCGACAGTAGCTCGACTAGCTGGTTTTTGGCGCGCCAACTGCCGGATATTCCGCTGGTGGTGTTGACCAACTCGCTGCACATCATTCAGGCGCTGGCGGCGAAAGCCAACGTTAGAACCATCGGCTTAGGCGGCGAATACTCGGCCAAGTATGAAGATTTTATCGGTGTTTACGCCGAACAGATGCTGAAAGAGTTCGTGATTAACAAATTGTTTTTCTCCTGTCACAGCATCAGCCATGACGGGGGGATCAGGGAAAGTAATGAGCACCATGCGCGATTAAAACAGCAAATGCTGCTCTCCTCAGAACACAAAATTTTGCTGGCGGATGCCAGCAAATTCGGCCGCAGCTCGTTTGCGCGGATATGCCACTACCGGGAAATAGACACACTGATCACCGACCATCTGGATGATGAAGAGTTTCGGCAGGAGCTGGCCTGGAGCAACGTCAATGTCATTGAAGTCGCCCCTTTACCCCTACAAAAGAAAACCAAAAAACAACCGTAG
- a CDS encoding ABC transporter permease encodes MKSGGAGPRFKFDNTTLGLSLLLVVVIVGFSLAMPGRFFSNSTFMSVAFQLPELGLLTLAMFIPILSGGLNLCIIATSNLTSLLMAWVFLTYLPPDASLGLQAVWLTLALAGAMVLAIAIGMLTGALVAYVGAHPILVTLATMTMVNGIGIYLSRGAAISGMPDIVRYIGADTLLGIPVPLIIFLVTAVLIAVFLERTRLGKYIYMSGSNINATHFSGVNTHRVLIAIYVLSSMLCVIAGLVMMARFNSARMGYGDSYLLLTVLAIILGGTDPFGGFGRVTGVVLSLVVLQVISTGLNLLNVSPHFSLAMWGAVLIVVLGLKFFRNRYMQKRAGRMSAAKARAAAP; translated from the coding sequence ATGAAGTCCGGCGGCGCGGGCCCGCGCTTCAAATTTGATAACACCACGCTGGGCCTGAGCCTGCTGCTGGTGGTGGTGATTGTCGGTTTCAGTCTGGCGATGCCCGGCCGTTTTTTCAGCAACTCTACCTTTATGAGTGTGGCTTTCCAGTTGCCGGAGCTGGGCCTGCTGACGCTGGCGATGTTCATCCCAATCCTCAGCGGCGGCCTTAATCTGTGCATTATCGCCACTTCCAACCTGACCAGCTTACTGATGGCGTGGGTGTTTCTGACCTACCTGCCGCCGGACGCTAGCCTCGGCCTACAGGCCGTCTGGCTGACGCTGGCGCTGGCCGGCGCGATGGTGCTGGCGATTGCCATCGGCATGCTGACCGGCGCGCTGGTGGCCTATGTCGGCGCGCACCCGATTTTAGTGACGCTGGCGACCATGACCATGGTTAACGGCATTGGTATCTATTTGTCACGCGGCGCGGCGATCAGCGGCATGCCGGACATCGTGCGCTACATCGGCGCGGATACCCTGCTGGGCATTCCGGTGCCGCTGATCATCTTCTTAGTCACGGCGGTGCTGATCGCGGTGTTCCTCGAACGTACCCGCCTGGGCAAATACATCTACATGAGCGGCAGCAACATCAACGCCACCCATTTCAGCGGCGTCAATACCCACCGCGTGCTGATCGCCATCTACGTGCTGTCGAGCATGCTCTGCGTGATTGCCGGGTTAGTGATGATGGCGCGCTTCAACTCGGCGCGCATGGGCTACGGCGACTCCTACCTGCTGCTCACCGTGCTGGCGATTATTTTGGGTGGCACCGACCCCTTCGGCGGCTTCGGGCGAGTGACCGGCGTGGTGCTGTCACTGGTTGTGCTACAGGTGATTTCCACCGGCCTCAATCTGTTGAACGTCAGCCCGCACTTCAGTCTGGCGATGTGGGGCGCGGTGCTGATTGTGGTGCTCGGCCTGAAGTTCTTCCGCAATCGCTATATGCAGAAAAGAGCAGGGCGGATGAGCGCCGCGAAGGCCCGAGCCGCCGCGCCTTAG
- a CDS encoding sugar ABC transporter ATP-binding protein produces the protein MAISETFDTQTMPLIDVQNLSVTFGGQRALNDISLQLMPGEVHCLAGTNGCGKSTLIKIISGVYQPDNGCSITLADKNFNPQTFSRLSPEQARSFGVQVIYQDLSLFPNLSVAENIAFDHNLHGLMGWYRPSRLRDTAKRILSELNYQLDVDAKVASLPIAQRQQVAICRALVADARLVIMDEPTASLTRTEVNQLLRTVHYLKSKGISVVFVSHRLDEVLEISDSVTVIRDGKRVGTYPASEVSSERLTELMTGLKLDYRLKAANQNDQRIMLELDKLSREGQYHDVSLKLHAGEVLGLCGLLGSGRTELALSLFGMTKPDSGKIYLDSKPVRFRGHEDAIKSGIGYVSEDRLTLGLIQQQSVGDNTVLAIMDQLRSRFHLIDEYRKNKIIQQWIEKLGVKVASPDQAISTLSGGNQQKIVLAKWVLTQPKILILDSPTVGVDVGAKASIYQLIHQLAEEGISILLISDEVPEVYFNCDRVLHFSEGTVKGEYLPANISQQQLAEAVNA, from the coding sequence ATGGCGATCTCCGAGACATTTGATACCCAAACGATGCCGCTGATTGATGTGCAGAATCTGTCGGTGACCTTTGGCGGTCAGCGTGCATTGAATGATATTTCACTACAGCTGATGCCCGGCGAAGTTCACTGTCTGGCGGGCACCAATGGCTGTGGCAAAAGCACGTTGATCAAGATTATCTCGGGGGTCTACCAGCCGGACAACGGTTGCAGCATCACCCTCGCGGATAAAAATTTTAACCCGCAAACCTTCAGCCGCCTTAGCCCGGAGCAGGCGCGCAGCTTTGGGGTTCAGGTGATTTATCAGGACCTGTCGCTGTTCCCCAATCTGAGCGTGGCGGAGAACATTGCCTTCGACCACAACCTGCACGGGCTGATGGGCTGGTATCGCCCGTCACGCCTGCGCGACACCGCCAAACGCATTCTCAGCGAGCTGAATTACCAGCTGGATGTGGACGCCAAAGTGGCGTCGCTGCCGATTGCCCAGCGCCAGCAGGTGGCTATCTGCCGCGCGCTGGTGGCCGATGCGCGGCTGGTGATTATGGATGAGCCGACGGCGTCTTTGACGCGCACCGAGGTCAACCAACTGCTGCGCACCGTGCATTACCTAAAAAGCAAAGGCATCAGCGTGGTGTTCGTCAGCCACCGACTGGACGAAGTGCTGGAGATTTCCGACAGCGTGACGGTTATCCGTGACGGCAAGCGCGTGGGCACTTACCCGGCCTCTGAAGTCAGCAGCGAACGCCTGACCGAGCTGATGACCGGCCTAAAACTCGACTATCGCCTGAAAGCCGCTAACCAGAATGACCAGCGCATCATGCTGGAGCTGGACAAGCTGAGCCGCGAAGGCCAGTACCACGACGTCAGCCTCAAACTGCACGCGGGCGAAGTGCTCGGCCTGTGCGGGCTGCTCGGCTCCGGGCGCACCGAGCTAGCGTTAAGCTTATTTGGCATGACCAAGCCGGACAGCGGCAAAATCTATCTCGACAGCAAACCGGTGCGTTTTCGCGGCCATGAAGATGCCATTAAGTCTGGCATTGGTTATGTCTCGGAAGACCGCCTGACGCTGGGGCTGATTCAGCAGCAGTCGGTGGGGGACAACACCGTGCTGGCGATCATGGATCAGCTGCGCAGCCGTTTTCATCTGATCGACGAATACCGCAAAAACAAAATTATCCAACAGTGGATCGAAAAGCTGGGGGTCAAGGTCGCCAGTCCGGATCAGGCCATTTCCACGCTGTCAGGCGGCAACCAGCAAAAGATCGTTCTGGCGAAATGGGTGCTGACTCAGCCGAAGATCTTGATCCTCGATTCTCCCACCGTCGGCGTGGATGTTGGGGCCAAAGCCAGTATTTATCAGTTGATCCACCAACTGGCGGAAGAGGGGATCTCCATCCTGCTGATTTCGGATGAAGTGCCGGAAGTCTACTTCAACTGTGACCGGGTGCTGCACTTCAGCGAAGGCACGGTGAAAGGCGAATACCTGCCCGCCAATATCAGCCAACAACAACTTGCGGAGGCGGTGAATGCTTAA